One window from the genome of bacterium encodes:
- the rplB gene encoding 50S ribosomal protein L2 yields MKSYRPTSKSRRAMTTLPYKELLSGAKPHKPLMGSKKRQGGRNNAGRVSVRHQGGGHKRLYRDVDFKYDKKGIPAKIETVEYDPYRSGFIALALYADGARRYVLAPKGLSVGDSFIVAEDAPLKSGNRLPIGKIPVGTFIYNVELRPGAGALLARSAGNYAEVVAHDQGYAQVKLPSTEIRRVSDLCWASVGSVGNEEYNLVNLGKAGRSRWLGIRPTVRGTAMNPVDHPHGGGEGRQGRGLRRAKSAWGKPTGKGQKSRTPKKYSNVFIVSRRKVGKKRKG; encoded by the coding sequence ATGAAATCCTATCGCCCGACCAGCAAGAGCCGCCGTGCCATGACGACGCTCCCGTACAAGGAGCTCCTTTCCGGCGCGAAGCCGCATAAGCCGCTCATGGGCTCGAAGAAGCGCCAAGGGGGCCGCAACAACGCGGGCCGCGTGAGCGTCCGGCACCAGGGCGGCGGGCACAAGCGCCTCTATCGCGACGTCGATTTCAAGTACGACAAGAAAGGAATCCCGGCGAAGATCGAGACCGTCGAATATGATCCGTATCGCTCGGGCTTCATCGCGCTCGCGCTCTATGCCGACGGCGCCCGCCGCTACGTGCTCGCGCCCAAGGGTCTTTCGGTCGGCGATTCCTTCATCGTCGCCGAGGATGCGCCGCTTAAGAGCGGCAACCGACTCCCGATCGGGAAGATTCCCGTCGGCACCTTCATCTATAACGTCGAACTTCGCCCGGGCGCAGGCGCGCTTCTCGCCCGTTCTGCGGGAAACTACGCGGAAGTGGTCGCGCACGACCAGGGCTATGCTCAGGTTAAATTGCCGTCGACCGAAATCCGCAGGGTGTCCGATCTTTGCTGGGCTTCGGTGGGTTCGGTGGGGAACGAGGAATACAATCTCGTGAACCTCGGTAAGGCGGGCCGCTCGCGCTGGCTTGGCATCCGCCCGACGGTTCGCGGTACGGCCATGAACCCGGTCGACCATCCGCATGGCGGCGGCGAAGGAAGGCAGGGCCGCGGACTCAGGAGGGCGAAGAGCGCCTGGGGCAAGCCGACCGGCAAAGGCCAGAAGAGCCGCACGCCGAAGAAGTACTCGAACGTCTTCATCGTCTCGAGGAGGAAAGTCGGGAAGAAGAGGAAAGGATAA
- a CDS encoding IS1595 family transposase, which yields MPAPVCPYCAFRRAWKLRRNKLKCRRCRREWSGHAAPVEGIRSTEAEWRKCIRVFLRERTIKRIVEETGIPHSRVERMALHLRTVMTADQPAVLPGPIEMDETYIGGQRKNKRLHIRRLETKRGHGTDKLPIFGLFSRTSGQVYVAILPKKLDWRTIFSTIERLVPEGAYVYTDGFKTYRGLKKRGYRHEYVDHDGGELVRGDVHTNNIEGFWGLLKRRLGCIGGMRRTHLYLFVGEIAWKFNRRTKTLAEQEERLLTLVQGTGFGGRN from the coding sequence ATGCCCGCTCCTGTATGTCCGTATTGCGCCTTCCGCCGTGCCTGGAAACTCCGCAGGAACAAACTGAAGTGCAGGCGGTGCAGACGCGAGTGGAGCGGGCACGCAGCTCCAGTTGAGGGCATCCGCAGCACGGAAGCCGAGTGGCGGAAGTGCATACGTGTCTTCCTCAGGGAGCGGACGATCAAACGTATCGTTGAGGAGACGGGAATACCGCATTCGCGCGTGGAGCGCATGGCACTCCATCTCCGTACGGTCATGACGGCTGACCAGCCAGCCGTGCTTCCCGGTCCAATCGAGATGGACGAAACGTACATCGGCGGCCAGCGCAAGAACAAACGTCTCCACATCCGGCGTCTGGAAACGAAGCGCGGTCACGGGACCGACAAGCTTCCCATCTTCGGGCTCTTTTCGCGGACCTCCGGACAGGTATATGTCGCCATACTCCCCAAGAAGCTTGATTGGAGGACCATCTTCAGCACGATCGAGCGGCTGGTGCCGGAGGGAGCGTACGTGTATACCGACGGCTTCAAAACATACCGCGGCCTCAAGAAGCGGGGGTACCGTCACGAGTACGTGGATCATGACGGCGGAGAGCTCGTACGCGGCGACGTGCATACGAACAACATCGAGGGCTTCTGGGGGCTCTTGAAGCGTCGTCTCGGATGCATCGGCGGCATGCGCCGTACGCATCTGTACCTCTTCGTCGGAGAGATCGCCTGGAAGTTCAACCGCCGCACGAAGACGCTTGCCGAGCAGGAGGAGCGTCTGCTCACGCTCGTTCAGGGCACTGGGTTTGGTGGCAGGAATTAG
- a CDS encoding RsiV family protein, which translates to MNTTCERIALGAVLVAILACLLWYMAENPAPGVAPVPSGENATTTSKTVADHADYYLIDAIYPASTPLLVTAGAEADAHAAKVMETWVLAAEAEFKNQNRLGNLTEEDIKLQELGPDKKYAQDIEYAAYASPRTLSYVFSIYEDTLGAHPNSYYRTFTFDSTTGKALQLGDLFMRSAPYLDALSRASRAFLYAALGEYALPDFVDTGTSPDDAGNFQFFALDGTDLLIFFPPYAVGPYAIGPQTVRLPRSDFADILKPEYQ; encoded by the coding sequence ATGAACACCACTTGCGAACGGATCGCGCTCGGTGCGGTGCTGGTTGCCATACTTGCCTGCCTTCTCTGGTACATGGCCGAGAATCCGGCACCCGGAGTGGCCCCTGTCCCTTCCGGGGAAAATGCAACTACGACCTCCAAGACGGTTGCGGACCACGCCGACTACTACCTCATCGACGCCATCTATCCCGCATCAACCCCGCTTCTTGTAACCGCCGGGGCGGAGGCGGACGCACATGCGGCAAAGGTCATGGAGACATGGGTACTGGCCGCGGAAGCGGAATTCAAGAACCAGAACCGCCTCGGAAACCTTACGGAAGAAGATATAAAACTTCAGGAACTCGGGCCTGATAAGAAATACGCGCAGGATATCGAGTATGCGGCATATGCGTCACCCCGTACGCTCTCCTATGTCTTCAGTATTTACGAGGATACGCTCGGTGCGCACCCCAACAGCTACTACCGCACGTTCACATTCGATTCCACGACCGGCAAGGCACTCCAACTTGGCGATCTGTTCATGCGTAGCGCGCCGTATCTCGACGCGCTCTCCAGAGCATCGCGGGCATTCCTGTACGCAGCGCTCGGGGAGTACGCGCTTCCGGATTTCGTCGACACCGGAACGTCGCCGGACGACGCGGGAAATTTCCAGTTCTTTGCGCTTGACGGTACCGATCTCCTTATTTTCTTCCCTCCTTACGCCGTCGGCCCGTATGCCATAGGTCCGCAGACCGTGCGCCTGCCGCGTTCCGATTTCGCGGACATCTTGAAGCCCGAATACCAATAA
- the rpsS gene encoding 30S ribosomal protein S19, which yields MSRSLKKGPYVDAKLIKKLRDKKPATAGVIKTWARGSQIAPEMVGFTFGVYNGQKHLEVLVSEEMVGHRLGEFSPTKKFVRHGGKMQKELEQKRQESEIASAKAASAAPAKAPAKK from the coding sequence ATGTCCCGATCGCTCAAGAAAGGTCCCTACGTGGACGCGAAGCTCATAAAGAAGCTTCGCGACAAGAAACCGGCTACCGCCGGGGTGATTAAGACGTGGGCGAGAGGTTCCCAGATCGCCCCGGAGATGGTCGGCTTCACGTTCGGCGTCTATAACGGACAGAAGCACCTCGAGGTGCTCGTCTCCGAGGAGATGGTAGGGCACCGCCTCGGCGAATTCTCCCCGACCAAGAAGTTCGTCCGGCACGGAGGCAAGATGCAGAAGGAGCTCGAGCAGAAGCGCCAGGAGTCCGAGATCGCGTCCGCGAAGGCCGCCTCAGCCGCTCCTGCCAAGGCCCCGGCAAAGAAATAA
- the rplV gene encoding 50S ribosomal protein L22, with product MKAELTGYNQAPRKVRLVTDMVKGKTVEAALAALTFFPKRAAEPIAKLIKSAAANAKQQGVEEPMKLVVKNIEVNSSGMLTRFRARAMGRSATIRHRKSRVAVTLA from the coding sequence ATGAAAGCCGAACTCACCGGATACAACCAGGCCCCGCGCAAAGTCCGCCTCGTCACCGACATGGTGAAGGGGAAGACCGTCGAGGCGGCTCTCGCCGCGCTCACCTTCTTCCCGAAGCGCGCTGCCGAGCCCATCGCGAAGCTCATCAAGTCCGCCGCCGCAAACGCGAAGCAGCAGGGCGTCGAGGAGCCGATGAAGCTGGTCGTCAAGAACATCGAGGTCAACAGCTCGGGGATGCTGACTCGTTTCCGCGCCCGCGCGATGGGCCGCTCGGCGACGATCCGGCACCGGAAGAGTCGCGTCGCGGTCACCCTCGCATAG
- the rpsC gene encoding 30S ribosomal protein S3 produces the protein MTHTVHPYAHRLGIIRDWKSRWFAGDKKSYRENIRVDEALRAFLVKKLRGTYTSGIEIERTANELKIVVHSARPGLIIGRSGENAAKLRKELTDLVAKTAKGHGRKVSFDIVEIRQPETDAAVVAYMVAEGLEKRMPFRRVLKSTVEKVMAVRDVVGVRITISGRLGGADMSRKEEIKKGRIPLQTFRADIDFANEKAHLPYGVIGIKVWIYRGEVLGSEGRGSRPEARTARPAQSPV, from the coding sequence ATGACTCACACCGTACATCCTTACGCGCACCGCCTCGGCATCATCCGCGACTGGAAGAGCCGCTGGTTCGCGGGCGACAAGAAGAGCTATCGCGAGAACATCCGCGTCGACGAGGCGCTGCGCGCGTTTCTCGTGAAGAAACTGCGCGGCACCTATACGAGCGGCATCGAGATCGAGCGCACCGCGAACGAACTCAAGATCGTCGTCCACAGCGCCCGCCCGGGCCTCATCATCGGCCGTTCGGGCGAGAACGCGGCGAAGCTCCGCAAGGAACTCACGGACCTCGTCGCCAAGACCGCGAAAGGACATGGCCGCAAGGTCTCGTTCGATATCGTCGAGATCCGCCAGCCGGAGACCGATGCCGCGGTCGTCGCCTATATGGTCGCCGAAGGCCTCGAGAAGCGCATGCCGTTCCGCCGCGTGCTCAAGTCGACGGTCGAGAAGGTGATGGCGGTGCGCGACGTGGTCGGGGTGCGCATCACCATCTCGGGACGCCTTGGCGGCGCGGACATGTCGCGCAAGGAAGAGATCAAGAAGGGACGCATTCCGCTTCAGACCTTCCGCGCGGACATCGATTTCGCGAACGAGAAGGCGCATCTTCCGTACGGCGTGATCGGCATCAAGGTCTGGATATACCGCGGCGAGGTGCTCGGAAGCGAAGGGCGCGGCTCGCGCCCGGAAGCCCGCACGGCGCGTCCCGCCCAGTCGCCCGTCTAA
- the rplP gene encoding 50S ribosomal protein L16, with protein sequence MLFPKKVKHRKWQTQRKSPARLLRPETRGITLAFGAYGLKATTSSRVTSNQIEAARKVLSRVTGKGGKMWIRIFPDRPVTKKPAEVGMGSGKGDPQHFVFEVRPGRVLFELDGVADAPARDALRRAGAKLPLKTTVVAR encoded by the coding sequence ATGCTGTTTCCCAAAAAAGTAAAGCACCGCAAGTGGCAGACGCAGCGCAAGAGCCCTGCGCGCCTCCTTCGCCCCGAGACCCGCGGTATCACGCTCGCCTTCGGTGCCTATGGCCTTAAGGCGACGACCTCCTCGCGCGTCACGAGCAACCAGATCGAGGCGGCCCGCAAGGTGCTCTCGCGCGTAACGGGCAAGGGGGGTAAGATGTGGATCCGCATCTTCCCCGACCGCCCGGTCACCAAGAAGCCCGCGGAAGTGGGCATGGGTTCCGGAAAGGGCGACCCCCAGCACTTCGTCTTCGAGGTACGCCCGGGCCGCGTCCTCTTCGAGCTTGACGGCGTGGCTGACGCCCCGGCGCGCGACGCGCTCCGGAGGGCCGGCGCGAAGCTTCCCCTGAAGACCACCGTCGTGGCCCGATAA
- the rpmC gene encoding 50S ribosomal protein L29 gives MAKKTKPTFKDTPTAELTKLRGEKREELRVLRFASAGSRPKDTNEPKAARKVIARIETELSKRRIAAK, from the coding sequence ATGGCAAAGAAAACCAAACCGACATTCAAGGACACCCCGACGGCGGAGCTCACGAAGCTTCGCGGCGAGAAGCGCGAGGAACTGCGCGTGCTCCGCTTTGCCTCCGCGGGATCGCGCCCGAAGGATACCAACGAGCCGAAGGCCGCGCGGAAGGTGATCGCGCGGATCGAGACCGAGCTCTCCAAGCGCCGCATCGCAGCAAAATAA
- the rpsQ gene encoding 30S ribosomal protein S17 — MDTPNKKPQTFSGTVVKTAMKDTATVAVNRYVKHPKYKKFQVKTTKFLVDDKGNTAKVGDKVTIVATRPISKLKSFRIASIDLAAASGDTE, encoded by the coding sequence ATGGATACTCCAAACAAAAAGCCCCAGACGTTTAGCGGTACGGTCGTGAAGACCGCCATGAAGGACACCGCGACGGTGGCGGTCAACCGCTACGTCAAGCACCCGAAATACAAGAAGTTCCAGGTGAAGACGACCAAATTCCTCGTCGACGACAAGGGGAACACGGCGAAGGTCGGCGACAAGGTCACGATCGTCGCGACGCGCCCGATCTCGAAGCTGAAGTCGTTCAGGATCGCAAGCATCGACCTCGCGGCCGCTTCGGGCGATACCGAATAA
- the rplN gene encoding 50S ribosomal protein L14, with protein sequence MLQPQTIVTVADNSGAKVARIFKVLGGSKRRYAYIGDTVVVAIQSAEPRKAVKKKDVFKAIVVRTKKPLRRLDGSYVSFDDNAVVLIEKQGKEMGPKGNRIFGPVPRELIEKGWASIASAASEVV encoded by the coding sequence ATGCTTCAGCCGCAGACCATCGTTACCGTCGCAGACAACTCCGGAGCCAAGGTGGCTCGCATCTTCAAGGTGCTCGGGGGCTCGAAGCGCCGCTATGCCTATATCGGCGACACGGTCGTGGTCGCGATCCAGTCGGCGGAACCCCGCAAGGCGGTCAAGAAGAAGGACGTCTTCAAGGCGATCGTCGTGCGCACCAAGAAGCCGCTGCGCCGCCTCGACGGCTCGTACGTCTCCTTTGACGACAACGCGGTCGTGCTCATCGAGAAGCAGGGCAAGGAGATGGGTCCCAAGGGGAACCGCATCTTCGGCCCCGTGCCGCGCGAGCTCATAGAAAAGGGCTGGGCGTCGATCGCGTCCGCCGCATCCGAAGTCGTCTAA
- the rplE gene encoding 50S ribosomal protein L5, whose translation MMLSKQKQQTSFEALSADFGYTSRMQAPRIEKVVVSSGVGKKRDKKQLELISERLARITGQKAAPRAAKQSIAQFKMRAGDTVGYQTTLRGARMFDFLDKLIHIALPRTRDFRGLPATAIDDMGNLTIGIRENTIFPETSDEDLKDVFGLAVTIVTTAKSKKEADAFFRHLGVPLRPAEEQKKGKK comes from the coding sequence ATGATGCTTTCCAAACAAAAACAGCAGACCTCCTTCGAAGCTCTCTCGGCTGATTTCGGCTATACGAGCCGCATGCAGGCGCCGCGCATCGAGAAGGTCGTCGTCTCCTCGGGAGTCGGCAAGAAGCGCGACAAGAAGCAGCTCGAACTCATTTCCGAGCGCCTCGCCCGCATCACGGGCCAGAAGGCGGCACCGCGCGCGGCAAAGCAGTCGATCGCGCAGTTCAAGATGCGCGCGGGCGATACGGTCGGATACCAGACGACGCTCCGCGGGGCGCGCATGTTCGATTTCCTCGACAAGCTCATTCACATTGCCTTGCCGAGAACCAGGGACTTCCGCGGCCTTCCCGCGACCGCGATCGACGACATGGGCAACCTCACGATCGGCATCCGCGAGAACACCATCTTCCCGGAGACTTCCGACGAGGACCTCAAGGACGTGTTCGGGCTTGCCGTGACCATCGTCACGACCGCGAAGTCGAAGAAGGAGGCCGATGCGTTCTTCCGCCACCTTGGCGTGCCGCTTCGCCCGGCTGAGGAGCAGAAGAAGGGGAAGAAATAA
- the rpsN gene encoding 30S ribosomal protein S14 codes for MAKTSQLARYAKKAKLVKKYAAKRAALKAAGDSEGLQKLPRNSSPVRLKSRCAVSGRSRGYLRAFGLSRIQFREMAREGKIPGVKKASW; via the coding sequence ATGGCTAAAACCTCCCAGCTTGCCCGGTACGCCAAGAAGGCGAAACTGGTCAAAAAGTACGCCGCCAAGCGCGCGGCTCTTAAGGCTGCCGGTGACTCTGAGGGCCTCCAGAAGCTCCCGCGGAACTCCTCCCCGGTTCGTTTGAAGAGCCGCTGCGCCGTTTCCGGCCGCTCCCGCGGGTATCTCCGGGCGTTCGGCCTCTCCCGCATCCAGTTCCGCGAGATGGCGAGGGAAGGGAAGATTCCGGGCGTAAAGAAGGCGTCGTGGTAA
- the rpsH gene encoding 30S ribosomal protein S8: MITDRVGDFIVRLNNAGAVRKPSVSLPYSAHLEAIAKKLKALGYVESVDVIANEKTPAKRTLDVVLAYDAQGVSKIHGVKRVSKPGRRLYAAGKDAHSVKNGVGVRVLSTPKGILSDREARKQQAGGETLFDIW, from the coding sequence ATGATCACGGACCGCGTCGGAGATTTCATCGTGCGACTCAACAATGCCGGAGCGGTCCGGAAGCCGTCCGTCTCGCTTCCGTATTCGGCGCATCTCGAAGCGATCGCGAAGAAGCTCAAGGCGCTCGGGTACGTCGAAAGCGTGGACGTTATCGCAAACGAGAAGACCCCGGCGAAGCGCACGCTCGACGTCGTACTCGCTTATGACGCGCAGGGCGTCTCGAAGATCCACGGCGTGAAGCGCGTATCGAAGCCCGGCCGCCGCCTCTATGCCGCAGGGAAGGACGCGCACAGCGTCAAAAACGGAGTCGGCGTCCGCGTGCTCTCGACCCCGAAGGGAATCCTTTCGGACCGCGAGGCGAGGAAGCAGCAGGCCGGAGGAGAAACCCTTTTCGATATCTGGTAA
- the rplF gene encoding 50S ribosomal protein L6, which translates to MSRLAKKPVVLASSTQVSVADGVLSVKGPKGTLTRPVHSFVSIEVTPEGVQVSPRNNSKLSKALTGTFVAHVRNMAAGVVTPFRKSLILEGVGYKVELAGKELVLSVGFSHKVKLPVPEGITATIEKNTIHFDSPDKDALGQFAAVVRAVKPPEPYLGKGFRYSDEKILRKQGKKAV; encoded by the coding sequence ATGTCACGCCTCGCAAAAAAGCCCGTCGTTCTCGCTTCCTCCACCCAGGTTTCGGTGGCTGACGGCGTGCTGTCGGTCAAAGGCCCCAAGGGAACGCTCACGCGCCCGGTCCATTCCTTCGTTTCGATCGAAGTGACTCCCGAAGGCGTGCAGGTTTCGCCAAGAAACAACAGCAAGCTCTCCAAGGCGCTCACGGGCACCTTCGTCGCGCATGTGCGCAACATGGCTGCGGGCGTCGTGACGCCGTTCAGGAAGAGCCTTATCCTTGAAGGCGTGGGCTATAAGGTCGAGCTTGCGGGGAAGGAGCTCGTGCTCTCGGTCGGCTTCTCGCATAAGGTGAAGCTTCCGGTTCCCGAAGGCATCACGGCGACCATCGAGAAGAACACGATTCATTTCGACAGTCCCGACAAGGACGCGCTCGGCCAGTTCGCGGCAGTCGTCCGTGCCGTGAAGCCGCCGGAACCGTATCTTGGCAAGGGCTTCCGCTATTCGGACGAGAAGATCCTCCGGAAGCAGGGGAAGAAGGCAGTCTAA
- the rplR gene encoding 50S ribosomal protein L18 — protein sequence MTKIATTKRTQRMSRHKRVRSRVKGTKERPRLAVFRSNKFVSVQLIDDAAGKTIAQAHGREFPGAQSLQAAAIGKAIAERAKKLGVSAIVFDRGGYAYAAQVKSLADAARAGGLSF from the coding sequence ATGACCAAGATAGCGACAACCAAGAGGACCCAGCGCATGAGCCGCCACAAGCGGGTACGCTCGCGCGTCAAAGGCACCAAGGAGCGCCCGCGCCTCGCGGTCTTCCGCTCGAACAAGTTCGTCTCCGTGCAGCTCATCGACGACGCGGCGGGAAAGACGATCGCGCAGGCGCACGGCAGGGAATTCCCGGGCGCGCAGTCGCTCCAGGCCGCGGCTATCGGCAAGGCGATCGCGGAGCGGGCGAAGAAACTCGGCGTTTCGGCCATCGTCTTCGACCGCGGAGGATACGCGTATGCCGCGCAGGTGAAGAGCCTCGCGGACGCCGCGCGTGCAGGCGGCCTCTCCTTCTGA
- a CDS encoding 30S ribosomal protein S5 has product MADDTIMTPETEVQDAPVEAAPEAAVEAEAAATPEKTAVRGRAPRGRGGPGGQRRSNRLPRERGEFDSVNIDVRRVARVMAGGRRFNFSVAVVIGDKKGRVGVGLGKAADTALAIDKATRDAKKHMFTVPRTDSGSIRHEVQAKYASSTVAVIPSKGRGLVAGSAMRTVLELAGVSDVVTKILSRTKNKLTIARATVAALKKLRTRS; this is encoded by the coding sequence ATGGCTGACGACACCATCATGACTCCCGAGACCGAAGTACAGGACGCGCCGGTTGAAGCGGCGCCCGAAGCCGCCGTTGAGGCGGAAGCTGCGGCTACGCCCGAGAAGACCGCGGTTCGCGGCCGCGCTCCGCGCGGGCGCGGAGGCCCCGGGGGCCAGCGCCGCTCGAACCGCCTTCCCCGCGAGCGCGGGGAGTTCGACTCGGTCAATATCGACGTGCGCCGCGTGGCGCGCGTCATGGCCGGAGGCCGCCGCTTCAACTTCAGCGTCGCGGTCGTAATCGGTGATAAGAAGGGGAGGGTCGGCGTCGGACTCGGGAAGGCCGCGGACACCGCGCTCGCGATTGACAAGGCGACGCGCGACGCGAAGAAGCATATGTTCACCGTGCCGCGCACCGACTCGGGCTCCATCCGCCACGAGGTCCAGGCGAAGTACGCGTCCTCGACGGTGGCGGTCATCCCGTCGAAGGGCCGCGGTCTCGTCGCCGGAAGCGCGATGCGCACCGTGCTCGAGCTCGCGGGCGTCTCCGATGTCGTCACCAAGATCCTCTCGCGCACCAAGAACAAGCTCACTATCGCCCGCGCGACGGTAGCGGCTTTGAAGAAGCTCCGCACCCGCTCATAA
- a CDS encoding uL15 family ribosomal protein: MQFNNLKSNHSRPKSTVVGRGGKRGKTSGRGGKGQTARAGHKIRPEMRDIIKKLPKRRGYGRNRSRTVRRDRGGYAPVNLAALEATFAAGDAVTPSILVKKGLVRALSGRAPLVKILGTGELTKALSISGCEASASARKAIEAAGGSLVSHA, from the coding sequence ATGCAGTTCAACAACCTCAAATCGAATCACTCCCGCCCGAAAAGCACCGTCGTCGGACGCGGCGGCAAGCGCGGCAAGACTTCCGGACGCGGTGGCAAGGGCCAGACCGCGCGTGCGGGCCACAAGATACGGCCGGAGATGCGCGACATCATCAAGAAGCTCCCGAAGCGCCGCGGATACGGCAGGAACCGCAGCCGCACCGTCCGTCGCGACCGCGGCGGATACGCGCCGGTCAATCTCGCCGCGCTTGAGGCGACGTTCGCCGCGGGCGACGCCGTCACCCCTTCGATCCTCGTGAAGAAGGGTCTCGTCCGGGCCCTCTCCGGCCGCGCCCCGCTCGTGAAGATCCTCGGCACCGGGGAGCTCACCAAGGCGCTCTCCATCTCGGGATGCGAAGCGTCCGCGAGCGCCAGGAAGGCGATAGAGGCTGCGGGCGGCTCGCTCGTATCCCATGCTTAA
- the secY gene encoding preprotein translocase subunit SecY, whose product MLNAFYHKLKLTFSDEALRTRIFFLVAALAAFRFLAAIPIPGVNHDALTQFFANNQFFGLLNVFSGGGLSHLSIVMLGVGPYITASIIMQLGTAVSPRLKALYFEEGEAGRAKFIEWSRIITIPLALIQGVAFLFLLQSQGIIEPLSAVGLVANVLLVAAGSLLLMWLGELVTEFGIGNGVSLIIFAGIVSRFPSELSQLLFTATAANIPAYLGFGALALAVVYAVVVVSEAERSIPIAYARAVRGAALTSGAATYLPLRLLQAGVIPIIFALSLLLLPQMALSILAAAKISFFVGANAWFAAFIANPWAYGAAYFALVVLFTYFYTSITFEPKRVAENLQKSGAFVPGVRPGRETENYISAVVSRITLPGAVFLGLVAVVPFIIQGLTGVTAFLVGGTALLIAVQVILDLVRKIDAQASLREY is encoded by the coding sequence ATGCTTAACGCCTTTTATCACAAGCTCAAGCTCACCTTCAGCGACGAGGCGTTGCGCACCCGCATCTTTTTCCTCGTGGCCGCGCTCGCCGCGTTCCGCTTCCTTGCCGCGATTCCGATTCCGGGTGTCAACCACGATGCGCTCACGCAGTTTTTCGCGAACAACCAGTTCTTCGGCCTTTTGAACGTCTTCTCGGGCGGCGGGCTCTCGCATCTCTCGATCGTGATGCTCGGGGTGGGCCCCTACATCACCGCGAGCATCATCATGCAGCTCGGGACCGCGGTCTCCCCGCGCCTCAAGGCCCTCTATTTCGAAGAGGGCGAGGCGGGCCGCGCGAAATTCATCGAGTGGAGCCGCATCATTACCATCCCGCTCGCGCTCATCCAGGGCGTCGCGTTCCTCTTCCTCCTTCAGAGCCAGGGCATCATCGAGCCGCTCTCTGCCGTGGGGCTTGTCGCGAACGTGCTTCTGGTCGCCGCGGGCTCCCTCCTTCTTATGTGGCTCGGAGAGCTCGTGACGGAATTCGGTATCGGCAACGGCGTCTCGCTCATCATCTTCGCGGGCATCGTCTCGCGCTTCCCGTCCGAGCTTTCCCAGCTCCTCTTCACCGCGACCGCGGCGAACATCCCGGCGTATCTCGGTTTCGGGGCGCTCGCGCTCGCGGTCGTCTATGCCGTGGTCGTAGTGTCGGAGGCGGAGCGCTCGATCCCGATCGCGTACGCACGGGCGGTCCGCGGCGCGGCGCTCACGAGCGGCGCGGCGACCTATCTCCCGCTCCGTCTTCTTCAGGCGGGCGTGATCCCGATCATCTTCGCGCTCTCGCTCCTGCTTCTCCCGCAGATGGCGCTTTCGATACTCGCCGCGGCGAAGATTTCCTTCTTCGTCGGCGCGAACGCCTGGTTCGCCGCCTTCATCGCGAACCCCTGGGCTTATGGCGCCGCGTACTTCGCGCTCGTCGTCCTCTTCACGTATTTCTATACCTCGATCACCTTCGAGCCTAAACGCGTCGCGGAGAACCTTCAGAAGTCGGGAGCCTTCGTCCCCGGAGTCCGTCCCGGCCGCGAGACCGAAAACTACATCAGCGCCGTCGTCTCCCGCATCACGCTTCCGGGCGCCGTGTTCCTCGGCCTCGTCGCGGTCGTGCCGTTCATCATCCAGGGGCTCACGGGCGTCACGGCCTTCCTCGTCGGCGGTACGGCCCTCCTCATCGCGGTGCAGGTCATTCTCGATCTCGTACGGAAGATCGACGCGCAGGCATCGCTTCGGGAGTATTAA
- a CDS encoding cytidylate kinase family protein, giving the protein MKPQIITIAGSIGSGKSSTAKAVAAALGYEHFSSGDLFRQIAAERGLSIEAMNLSLEERNDVDHGVDELLKNMNGKEKLVIDSRLAFHWIPESFKVFLYVDPQSAAERIYAHIRDQGRVSQEGSSAAEIRENTEVRTASETRRYSALYGVNVYDTTQFDAVINTTHNNLETVVAMVLGAFRGWQSASA; this is encoded by the coding sequence GTGAAGCCTCAAATCATCACGATCGCGGGTTCTATCGGTAGCGGTAAATCTTCCACGGCCAAAGCGGTCGCCGCCGCACTCGGGTACGAACATTTCTCCTCGGGCGACCTGTTCCGCCAGATAGCCGCGGAGCGCGGCCTTTCCATCGAGGCGATGAATCTTTCGCTTGAAGAGCGCAACGATGTCGATCACGGAGTGGACGAACTCCTGAAAAACATGAACGGGAAGGAGAAGCTCGTCATAGACTCCCGGCTTGCCTTTCACTGGATTCCCGAATCATTCAAAGTGTTCCTCTATGTCGATCCGCAAAGCGCGGCCGAAAGAATTTATGCCCATATTCGCGATCAAGGGAGGGTGAGCCAGGAAGGATCCTCAGCTGCCGAGATCAGGGAAAATACGGAAGTCAGAACGGCAAGCGAGACGCGGCGCTATTCCGCACTCTACGGAGTGAACGTGTACGATACAACCCAGTTCGACGCGGTTATCAACACGACGCACAATAATCTGGAGACTGTGGTCGCTATGGTGCTTGGCGCCTTTCGCGGCTGGCAAAGCGCTAGTGCGTAA